CTCTGTAGGCAATCTTATTGCAAAGTTGAGGCACACAACGTTCTATAGAGACCAAATACCCGTCAATGGTCAGTTCTTTATTCCTCCTATAGCTGCCAAATATGGAGATTTGGACTTTGCACTCAGTCCAAAACTAATGGAGGCATTGAGTCAATCAAAGGGTATTGAGAAATTCTACTCTCATCAAGCAGAAGCTATGAATATGATTCACAGTGGTAAAAATGTCATTGTATCCACGTCTACCTCGTCTGGTAAATCTTTGATCTATCAGCTTCCTGTTCTAGATGCTATAGAACGTGATCCTTGCATCACAGCCATGTATATCTTCCCCACAAAGGCTTTGGCCCAAGATCAGAAACGATCTCTTCGTGATCTACTCAACTCTATGCCGGAAATGAGCAAGTTGGTCGTCGAGACTTACGATGGAGAcactgaaaagaaaaacagaGAGTTCGTTCGGACTAATGCTTCGATTATCTTTACCAACCCGGATATGTTGCATATGAGTATCCTTCCCAGCCATCATTTTTGGCAAAGATTCTTGCGTAATCTCCGTTACGTTGTAATCGATGAGTTGCACATGTACAAGGCCTTGTTCGGTTCTCATGTGGCGCTCATTATGAGACGTTTATGTAGAATCTGCTCTCTCTTTGGAAATACTGATCTTCATTTCATTTCCTGTTCTGCAACATTGAAAGATCCCGTGTCTCATATGCACAATATATTTGGTGTCCCCTTTGAAGACATATATCATGTCAGTCAAGATGGATCTCCTTCTGGTGGTAAGCATCTTGTTGCGTGGAATCCTCCACTAATCGATGCTGGTGATCCTATGACAGGAAGAGTGAATTTCATTGGAGAATCCGCTCGAATAGTCATTGAAATGATCAAGAACAATGTTCGAACGATCGTTTTCTGCGTTGTTAGACGCACTGTCGAGCTTGTAATGAAGGAAATCCGtcatttgttgaagaataaagacCAAATGGAGCTACTAGGTCAGGTTATGAGTTACAGAGGAGGTTATTCTGCTTCTGATCGACGTAAAATCGAGCAACAGATGTTCCACGGTAACTTGAAGGCTATAGTGTCTACCAATGCGTTGGAATTAGGTATAGATATCGGTTCTTTGGACGCAGTCGTCATGTGTGGCTTCCCCATTAGTATAGCCAACTTCCACCAGCAAAGTGGTCGTGCCGGtagaagaaacaaggatTCTCTCACGTTGCTTGTCTCCTCGGATGACCCCGTTAGTCAGTACTATATGTCACATCCTAGAGAGTTGGTCAAAACCGAGTATCCAGAATTGGCTCTTGATTTCGAGAATATCCTCGTCTTAGAGGGCCACCTTCAATGTGCTGCATATGAGATTCCTCTTGCCAAAGATCTTCAGTTGGAGGAGCCATTTTTCTGTGACTATAAGAAGCTAAAGGACGTGGTGGAAAAAAGATTTGTATTTGATCCGTCTGATAATCGTTACCACTGTAATCCCAGGTATCTTCCCTGGCCGTCTTCCAAAGTGTCTATTAGAGCCATCGAGGAAGATAGCTTTGCTGTGGTTGATGTTACGAATGGAAGAGATGTAgtaattgaagaagtagagGCATCTAGAAGTACATATACATTATACGATGGAGGTATCTTCATTCACCAGGGTCTCCCTTATTTGATAAGGGACTTCAACCCTGACGAAAGATACGCCAAAGTGGAGAGGGTGAACGTTGATTGGACCACCTCTCAAAGAGACTTTACGAACGTCGATCCGTTAGAGATAGACAAGATCCGATCTTTAAGCAAAAGTGACGTCCCAATCTACTTTGGCACTGTACAGACGACGATGATAGTGTTTGGATATTTCAAGATGGGTCGAAGAAATCAGATCTTGGACGCAGTGGAGGTGCACAATCCTCCAGTTAAATTTAAAGCAAAGGGACTTTGGATCGATATTCCTGATAAAGCTTTAGAGTATATACATATCAAGGGATTAAGTGCACCTGGAGGCATCCACGCTGCACAGCATGCCATCATCAACATGCTT
This region of Brettanomyces nanus chromosome 2, complete sequence genomic DNA includes:
- a CDS encoding uncharacterized protein (BUSCO:EOG09340POX), giving the protein MKEAPEKVIKRKLLPIDLARIKALIPDDVIFDYFDENQLVLEDKHFTWKDGFQQKDIDIFELKDDDGKDRVFKQLLIFEFIDGDLTKSRTSTTFKTQMKVPQYSVESIKKLIVYRNEKFDSALQKFLDGHPNHPWDTLTEMAQQHIPHKAEFVDPMAEMESRTDADDSGKRPSVGNLIAKLRHTTFYRDQIPVNGQFFIPPIAAKYGDLDFALSPKLMEALSQSKGIEKFYSHQAEAMNMIHSGKNVIVSTSTSSGKSLIYQLPVLDAIERDPCITAMYIFPTKALAQDQKRSLRDLLNSMPEMSKLVVETYDGDTEKKNREFVRTNASIIFTNPDMLHMSILPSHHFWQRFLRNLRYVVIDELHMYKALFGSHVALIMRRLCRICSLFGNTDLHFISCSATLKDPVSHMHNIFGVPFEDIYHVSQDGSPSGGKHLVAWNPPLIDAGDPMTGRVNFIGESARIVIEMIKNNVRTIVFCVVRRTVELVMKEIRHLLKNKDQMELLGQVMSYRGGYSASDRRKIEQQMFHGNLKAIVSTNALELGIDIGSLDAVVMCGFPISIANFHQQSGRAGRRNKDSLTLLVSSDDPVSQYYMSHPRELVKTEYPELALDFENILVLEGHLQCAAYEIPLAKDLQLEEPFFCDYKKLKDVVEKRFVFDPSDNRYHCNPRYLPWPSSKVSIRAIEEDSFAVVDVTNGRDVVIEEVEASRSTYTLYDGGIFIHQGLPYLIRDFNPDERYAKVERVNVDWTTSQRDFTNVDPLEIDKIRSLSKSDVPIYFGTVQTTMIVFGYFKMGRRNQILDAVEVHNPPVKFKAKGLWIDIPDKALEYIHIKGLSAPGGIHAAQHAIINMLPLFILSGLDEIRTECKAPEKEFGHRESSRKRPARLIIFDSKGGQFGSGLSTKAFDNIDIIIEQALKTLLECDCEWGCPKCCAAANCKENSLVLSKYAAIIIVAVILGKKIDLNSLPNGPEQNMPEITIETIRPAKEFGMVKFASDLEIIDVRKAEKPLMPLPKEEEVVYMSSSVREARQEVKQEKDDDEIIVKREDQDHV